Proteins from a genomic interval of Quercus lobata isolate SW786 chromosome 11, ValleyOak3.0 Primary Assembly, whole genome shotgun sequence:
- the LOC115966558 gene encoding TMV resistance protein N-like: MALISSTSSSFTRGWKYDVFLSYRGEDTRYNFTDHLYNTLMQKGIYTFKDDEKLDRGTIIMPELLKAIEESRFAVVILSRDYTSSRWCLIELTKIVECMEKRGLVILPVFYHVDPSDVRNQRGSFAKHLSKHEERLNNNIGNVQMWKAALTKVANLAGWDLKNKPESVVIHKITERIIRELYREFSSVREDLVGMDSCVEEMLDSYLGEGLDGVRFVGICGMGGIGKTTLALEIYKRISNNFEACSFIVNVREETKNQGIVSLQKQLISKILMESEMNIWNVHEGINVIGNRLRDKKVFIVLDDVDGIEQLEALAGKHDWFGLGSRIIVTSRDRHLLIRWGVNDIYTAKRLNNDDALQLFSRGAFNRPYPEENYVDLTQDFVNYSKVLPLALKVLGSSLFAKTTDEWKSSLDKLKVELDRNILDILQISFDGLTDTQKELFLDIACFFKGENKDCIRDILQSFCYFPEYNIGVLVDKSLITIGERETLCMHDLLQEMGQEIVLHGSPKELGGRSRLWIYEDALHVLKNNTGTEAIEGIMLNTPIQTVEHLSAEAFSKMKKLRLLRIGNVQLPKDLIRGKVQLPQGLSFISNELCVIEWHGYHLKSIPSNFQPNKLVELRMPCSGIEQLWKGIMVLNELKLIDLSDSQNLIETLNFSEVPNLKQLILQRCTRLSKIHASLGNLKWLIRLDLNGCKCLKSLPHKFNLESLEVCILSGCSKLKKFPEIMGNMSHFSELYLDRTAIKDLPIEHLTGLIKLDLRDCKNLSNFSNASCNFLSLKTLSLSGCSKIDELPENLGNIEGLEELDCCCEVNGHPNDSSLFLSEEFGKMDSHHLWLKYFPYKKFDEHWKNKLSQIDANELSQIKITFEIEGPGLEVTKCGVRLVYKRDIENLNQTMLGCSITSYEYDLEDSAKDSKIKRSRNDSKGDKASNDVEVPHPKKIRLRLPILIERLMMCFANWIGNLCTQEQGESDCEEEEEESQ; this comes from the exons ATGGCTTTGATTTCAtcaacatcttcttcttttaccCGTGGATGGAAATATGATGTCTTTCTCAGTTATAGAGGTGAGGACACCCGCTATAATTTTACAGATCATTTATATAATACTTTGATGCAAAAAGGCATATATACATTTAAGGATGACGAAAAGCTCGATCGAGGAACAATCATTATGCCAGAGCTCTtgaaagcaatagaagaatcAAGGTTTGCTGTTGTTATTCTCTCAAGAGACTACACTTCTTCGAGGTGGTGCTTGATTGAACTAACAAAGATTGTTGAGTGCATGGAGAAGAGAGGGTTGGTAATTCTTCCTGTTTTCTACCATGTGGATCCTAGTGACGTGCGGAACCAGAGGGGGTCTTTTGCAAAACACCTTTCTAAACATGAAGAGCGTCTCAACAATAATATAGGAAATGTGCAAATGTGGAAAGCTGCTTTGACAAAAGTTGCTAATCTCGCTGGAtgggatttaaaaaataa GCCCGAATCAGTAGTCATCCATAAAATCACTGAAAGGATAATTCGTGAGTTGTATCGTGAATTTTCAAGTGTTCGTGAGGACCTTGTTGGAATGGACTCTTGTGTGGAGGAAATGTTGGATTCATACTTGGGTGAAGGGTTGGATGGTGTTCGCTTTGTTGGGATTTGCGGAATGGGTGGAATTGGCAAAACAACACTTGCACtagaaatttataaaagaatttcTAATAACTTTGAAGCTTGTAGCTTCATTGTTAATGTTAGAGAAGAAACTAAAAATCAAGGCATagtttctttacaaaaacaacttATTTCTAAGATCCTCATGGAAAGTGAAATGAATATATGGAATGTTCATGAGGGGATAAATGTTATTGGGAATAGACTACGtgataaaaaagtttttatagttcttgatgatgtggatgGAATAGAACAATTAGAAGCATTAGCTGGAAAGCATGATTGGTTCGGTCTAGGGAGTAGAATCATTGTAACAAGTAGAGATAGACATTTATTGATAAGATGGGGTGTGAATGATATATATACAGCTAAGAGGTTGAATAATGATGATGCTTTGCAGCTTTTTAGTCGGGGAGCTTTCAATAGACCTTATCCTGAAGAAAATTATGTGGATTTGACTCAGGACTTTGTGAACTATTCCAAAGTCCTTCCATTAGCTCTTAAAGTTTTAGGTTCTTCATTGTTTGCTAAAACAACGGATGAATGGAAAAGTTCCCTAGATAAACTAAAAGTAGAACTTGATAGAAACATTTTGGATATACTTCAAATAAGTTTTGATGGGCTAACGGATACGCAAAAAGAATTGTTTTtagatattgcatgttttttcaAAGGAGAGAACAAAGATTGCATAAGAGATATACTACaaagtttttgttattttccagAATATAATATTGGTGTTCTTGTGGACAAATCTCTTATAACCATTGGTGAGCGAGAAACTTTGTGCATGCATGATTTGCTACAAGAAATGGGTCAAGAAATTGTTCTTCATGGATCCCCTAAAGAGCTTGGTGGACGTAGTAGGTTGTGGATTTATGAGGATGCCCTTCATGTATTGAAGAATAATACT GGAACAGAGGCAATTGAAGGCATAATGCTAAACACACCTATTCAGACAGTGGAACACTTGAGTGCTGAAGCCTTCtcaaagatgaaaaaattgagATTGCTAAGAATTGGTAATGTGCAACTTCCAAAGGACCTCATTAGAGGCAAGGTGCAACTTCCACAAGGCCTCAGTTTTATTTCTAATGAGTTATGTGTTATAGAATGGCATGGATATCATTTAAAATCCATACCATCCaatttccaaccaaacaaacttGTTGAATTGAGAATGCCTTGCAGTGGTATTGAACAACTATGGAAAGGAATTATG GTTTTAAATGAGTTAAAACTTATTGACCTGAGTGACTCTCAAAACTTGATCGAGACCCTGAATTTTAGTGAAGTCCCTAATTTGAAGCAATTGATTCTTCAACGTTGTACAAGACTATCTAAGATTCATGCTTCTCTTGGAAATCTCAAATGGCTTATTAGATTGGATCTGAATGGTTGCAAATGTCTTAAAAGCCTTCCACACAAATTCAACTTGGAATCTCTAGAAGTTTGCATTCTTTCTGGTtgttcaaaactaaaaaaatttccagaGATTATGGGAAATATGTCACATTTTTCAGAACTTTATTTGGACAGGACTGCTATAAAAGATCTACCAATTGAGCATTTAACTGGCCTCATTAAATTGGATCTAAGAGACTGTAAGaatctttcaaatttttcaaatgCCAGTTGCaattttttgtctctaaaaaCTCTCTCTTTATCTGGCTGCTCAAAAATTGATGAATTACCAGAGAACTTGGGGAATATTGAAGGCCTGGAAGAGCTAGAT TGTTGCTGTGAGGTCAACGGACATCCGAATGACTCGAGCCTTTTTCTGTCTGAAGAATTTGGGAAGATGGATTCACATCACCTTTGGCTGAAATATTTTCCCTATAAGAAATTCGATGAGCATTGGAAAAACAAATTGAGTCAaattgatgctaatgaacttaGTCAGATTAAGATTACATTTGAAATTGAAGGTCCCGGATTGGAGGTTACAAAATGTGGGGTCCGTTTGGTATACAAACGAGACATTGAAAATCTAAACCAAACTATGCTTGGTTGCAGCATCACTTCTTATGAGTATGATTTAGAAGATTCAGCAAAAGATTCCAAAATTAAGCGAAGCCGCAATGACTCTAAGGGGGATAAGGCCTCTAATGATGTAGAGGTACCACACCCAAAGAAAATACGGCTGAGGCTCCCTATTCTAATCGAAAGACTCATGATGTGTTTTGCAAATTGGATTGGGAATTTATGTACACAAGAACAAGGTGAGTCTGATtgtgaggaagaggaagaggaatcCCAGTGA